One genomic window of Halobacterium noricense includes the following:
- a CDS encoding DoxX family protein: protein MSHETEETDLAIGQHLRPLLRYGMAGLLLAPGASKFLTYGTSVRFFESLGLPAPSILVPIVGALELGAAALFLLDRAPRIAALIAVPIMVVAAGTAGPTWQNVGVLAAALVLTALDTPEVRRYA, encoded by the coding sequence ATGAGCCACGAGACTGAGGAAACTGACCTCGCCATCGGACAGCACCTTCGGCCACTCCTCCGGTACGGAATGGCAGGGCTCCTGCTGGCCCCCGGCGCGAGCAAGTTCCTCACCTACGGAACATCGGTCCGGTTTTTCGAGTCACTCGGCCTACCGGCACCATCCATCCTCGTCCCGATCGTCGGCGCACTCGAACTCGGCGCGGCGGCGCTGTTCCTCCTCGATAGAGCCCCGCGAATCGCGGCGCTCATCGCGGTGCCGATCATGGTCGTCGCCGCGGGAACGGCCGGCCCGACGTGGCAGAATGTCGGCGTCCTCGCGGCCGCACTCGTACTGACTGCCCTCGACACTCCGGAGGTACGCCGGTACGCATGA
- a CDS encoding DUF7342 family protein, translating into MSESSRDGVQSWSESMSARDRIRAVAETLREPRSVNWISEQADAAWSTTNEELQDLVDQGQLRRVEAGETTRYQPDYTRLLFEEIRTLIEENTREELRSELAAITEEIEEWQATYDVETWEELEQSLADGDLASAELRERRDVIAFWRENEEDRRLIKHALELYSDVEAAREQMTDVADRATS; encoded by the coding sequence ATGTCCGAATCCTCGCGAGATGGGGTCCAGTCGTGGAGTGAGTCGATGAGTGCCCGTGACCGTATTCGAGCGGTCGCCGAGACGCTCCGCGAACCGCGGTCGGTCAACTGGATCAGCGAGCAGGCCGACGCCGCCTGGAGTACGACCAACGAGGAACTCCAGGATCTCGTCGACCAGGGCCAGCTGCGCCGCGTTGAGGCCGGCGAAACCACGCGCTACCAGCCGGACTACACGCGACTGCTCTTCGAGGAGATCCGCACGCTCATCGAGGAAAACACGCGCGAGGAGCTGCGCAGCGAATTGGCCGCGATCACCGAGGAGATCGAGGAGTGGCAGGCGACCTACGACGTCGAGACGTGGGAGGAGCTCGAACAGTCGCTCGCCGACGGTGACCTCGCAAGTGCCGAGCTTCGCGAGCGCCGCGACGTCATCGCGTTCTGGCGCGAGAACGAGGAGGATCGCCGCCTCATCAAACACGCACTGGAACTCTACTCTGACGTCGAAGCCGCCCGCGAACAGATGACCGACGTGGCCGACCGCGCCACGAGCTAA
- a CDS encoding biosurfactant protein 1, whose product MHNRYSDFAELRPTGEASHIPDTRLDDGGEGDPRRQRVATSSGGYPDAPTAADGECRSCGASVPDGQTKCRFCLSNHLGSDATSTNETASTTCLGIVHLVVESTTFYGAVAKGSAAANLLSANEAEPAVDDYTLIYDLDEAPARQLVEQWPSLPDAVQVSSEVGERLLSAARDRTGWHGQEASERQEQPPTRLYDQRGDGIRDASRLDAVLDDADDAVWLVPAMALTVSTGEAAADRQASSVPTTQELDCQTCGRATDHRFKTHESVPDEAWTRQPIWECRVCGSARYGPSLE is encoded by the coding sequence ATGCACAACCGATATTCTGACTTTGCAGAACTGCGGCCGACCGGCGAGGCGTCCCACATTCCGGACACGAGGCTGGACGACGGGGGCGAAGGTGACCCACGGCGGCAACGCGTCGCGACGAGCTCTGGTGGCTACCCTGATGCGCCGACGGCCGCCGATGGCGAGTGCCGGTCCTGTGGGGCGTCAGTCCCAGACGGCCAGACGAAATGCCGGTTCTGTCTCTCTAACCATCTCGGAAGTGACGCCACTAGCACGAACGAGACAGCGTCGACGACGTGCCTCGGCATCGTCCACCTGGTCGTCGAGTCGACCACGTTCTACGGCGCCGTCGCGAAGGGCAGCGCCGCGGCGAACCTCCTCTCCGCTAACGAGGCGGAGCCGGCCGTCGACGACTACACGCTCATCTACGATCTCGACGAGGCGCCGGCGCGCCAGCTGGTCGAGCAATGGCCCTCACTCCCCGACGCGGTACAGGTGTCGTCAGAGGTGGGAGAGCGGCTTCTCAGTGCCGCCCGTGACCGGACTGGGTGGCACGGGCAGGAAGCGTCGGAGCGTCAGGAGCAGCCCCCGACGCGGCTTTACGACCAGCGTGGGGATGGCATCCGCGATGCGTCGCGTCTCGACGCGGTCCTCGACGACGCCGACGACGCGGTGTGGCTGGTTCCAGCGATGGCGCTGACCGTATCTACTGGCGAAGCTGCGGCTGATCGCCAGGCGTCGTCGGTACCGACGACGCAGGAACTCGACTGTCAAACCTGTGGACGGGCAACCGACCATCGGTTCAAGACCCACGAGTCGGTCCCGGATGAGGCGTGGACGAGGCAACCGATCTGGGAGTGCCGAGTGTGTGGCTCGGCTCGCTACGGCCCCAGTCTGGAGTAG
- a CDS encoding transcription initiation factor IIB produces the protein MATRDIYETGFDEDVQVDSSPNQCPECNGRVTTNAVETVCEDCGLVIDEQRIDHGPEWRAYDDEERERTGAPLTAARHDRGLSTEIGRGTDAKGNEISGQKRRRLARMRREQTRGRWRSKAERNLAHGLGEVRRLASALELSNSVRDQACQLFRSAQNENLLRGRSIEAIAAASVYGACRCNGRSRLVDDVSEMARVAESRVTNAYKTLNEELGLPAEPVSPSMFVPRLASDLECPDEIRQRARALAEQAEERGVTTGVHPAGFAAACLYKAGQEQGQWVTQSDVAETGNVTPTTVRTHHETLDELAV, from the coding sequence ATGGCAACTAGAGACATCTACGAAACTGGCTTCGACGAGGACGTCCAGGTAGACTCAAGTCCAAACCAGTGTCCCGAGTGCAACGGACGGGTCACTACGAACGCGGTCGAAACGGTCTGCGAGGACTGTGGGCTGGTCATCGACGAACAGCGTATCGATCACGGGCCGGAGTGGCGGGCGTACGACGACGAGGAGCGCGAGCGAACGGGTGCTCCACTCACTGCGGCTCGCCACGATCGCGGCCTGTCGACGGAGATCGGTCGCGGTACCGACGCGAAGGGGAACGAGATCTCCGGGCAGAAGCGACGGCGACTCGCGCGGATGCGCCGTGAGCAGACCCGGGGCCGCTGGCGGTCGAAAGCGGAACGGAATCTCGCCCACGGATTGGGCGAAGTGCGTCGGTTGGCGAGTGCCCTCGAACTCTCCAATTCGGTCCGCGACCAGGCGTGTCAGCTCTTCCGGAGCGCCCAGAACGAGAATCTGCTTCGTGGCAGATCCATCGAGGCCATCGCCGCGGCCAGCGTGTACGGGGCCTGCCGGTGCAACGGCCGCTCGCGGTTAGTGGACGACGTTAGCGAGATGGCCCGCGTCGCGGAGTCGAGAGTTACGAACGCGTACAAAACGCTGAATGAAGAGCTGGGCCTCCCGGCTGAGCCCGTCTCCCCCAGCATGTTCGTGCCGCGCCTCGCTTCAGACCTCGAGTGTCCGGACGAGATCCGACAGCGGGCCCGAGCCCTCGCAGAGCAGGCCGAAGAGCGCGGCGTGACGACGGGCGTCCATCCGGCCGGGTTCGCCGCGGCCTGCCTCTACAAAGCGGGGCAGGAACAAGGACAGTGGGTGACGCAAAGCGACGTCGCGGAGACAGGGAACGTCACGCCAACGACTGTCCGGACGCATCACGAAACGCTCGATGAACTCGCGGTCTAG
- a CDS encoding bile acid:sodium symporter family protein, which translates to MAPFYGRLQSLSPLVEDYLLVWVLLAVVLGLTVTDLAAVTDFSTVILAVMIGSISLTLSVEQFSQIGGRAVALVLLGHAAMPVLAFGIARGLGLSPELTVGFVVLGAVTPELVTPVMTELAGGDTALSTTALVVIGVGSLGFVPAVVTALAGGVTVPTLPIVEQLVVAVVAPMLLAVGLRARWPERVGAYDAHYPTISATMVILIIGGVTAANAAVIRSNLGLLGSVIVGVVVLNGLGYGVGFLVSHRAERATRIASVLSVGMRDFAVAAALVIAAGLPTIASLPAVVFGVVEMTTSAGLAKWFDRTE; encoded by the coding sequence ATGGCACCATTCTACGGACGACTTCAATCGCTTTCGCCCCTCGTCGAGGACTACCTCCTCGTCTGGGTTCTCCTCGCGGTCGTCCTCGGGCTCACCGTCACGGACCTTGCCGCCGTGACTGACTTCTCGACGGTCATTCTCGCGGTGATGATCGGGAGCATCTCGTTGACGCTCTCGGTTGAGCAGTTCAGCCAGATCGGCGGCCGGGCGGTCGCGCTCGTCCTGCTGGGTCACGCCGCGATGCCCGTTTTGGCGTTCGGCATCGCCCGTGGCCTCGGGCTGTCGCCCGAGTTGACTGTGGGGTTCGTCGTGCTCGGAGCTGTGACGCCGGAACTCGTGACGCCGGTGATGACCGAGCTCGCAGGCGGCGATACAGCGCTCTCGACGACGGCCCTGGTGGTCATCGGCGTCGGAAGTCTCGGGTTCGTTCCCGCGGTCGTCACCGCGCTCGCTGGAGGCGTGACCGTTCCGACGCTGCCGATCGTCGAACAGCTCGTCGTGGCGGTCGTTGCGCCCATGTTACTTGCCGTCGGTCTGCGAGCGCGGTGGCCCGAGCGCGTCGGCGCGTACGACGCTCACTACCCGACCATCTCTGCCACAATGGTGATCCTGATCATCGGCGGTGTCACCGCCGCGAACGCCGCCGTCATCCGCTCGAACCTGGGACTCTTGGGAAGTGTCATTGTAGGCGTCGTAGTCCTGAACGGGCTCGGATACGGCGTGGGCTTTCTCGTGAGTCACCGTGCGGAGCGAGCCACACGTATCGCGTCAGTTCTCTCCGTCGGGATGCGCGATTTCGCAGTTGCGGCCGCACTTGTGATCGCGGCCGGCCTCCCGACGATCGCGTCGCTGCCAGCGGTCGTCTTCGGCGTGGTGGAGATGACGACGAGCGCCGGGCTCGCGAAGTGGTTCGACCGGACAGAGTGA
- a CDS encoding primase-associated protein, giving the protein MSPSTPTDDEDMAYRVTALPLEYGETRINQLFTRGYNRYVVDGEDQPEDLVNDVERFGTAAFKEQVRADAAEEPFVDEPGTLAVLATLSAICVKAHPKFEHVSPRNIQVLYDIRELYVNNLASLIRAHGDGSLQQDIADVLYSKEPGEEGPHPGRVCTGITEMPEFGDGLYLEIPMAAASRKCLVREDEASTGSDDSGEILTRVKDNKLYVPVGDFDSKYRNYAERAFKKLLRVQEDGLSDDQLTWLTTNESAITERIDRFLETGHHERIWRNWDRGERTIRVLRRALSDAPDDVAQKGEFHTAKELYRAVTAYDSEDEWESSVTDWISSPSSLAKTLADHESHSAVTIDRDGRVNTYRIGRAGTGAEQIEVREIEDLFELPCMANMEERLHEKKPVRKDLYNFARMVMWLPQYQDSSLDEIVTDLKDVFSRWPWYDEQETEYQVRYEFSNTIDGDTPLPMNCDNDDLQRYCIGQDQCPYSIWGSLPFPDEMYEQVEEESAGPAEQF; this is encoded by the coding sequence ATGAGTCCGAGTACCCCCACCGACGACGAGGACATGGCGTATCGGGTTACGGCACTCCCGCTGGAGTACGGTGAGACCCGCATCAACCAACTGTTTACGCGTGGCTACAACCGATACGTCGTCGACGGCGAGGACCAACCCGAGGACCTCGTGAACGACGTCGAGCGGTTCGGGACGGCAGCGTTCAAAGAGCAGGTTCGTGCCGACGCCGCCGAGGAGCCGTTTGTCGACGAGCCGGGGACGCTCGCCGTGCTCGCGACGTTGAGTGCGATCTGTGTGAAAGCGCACCCGAAGTTCGAGCACGTGTCGCCACGGAACATCCAGGTGCTCTACGACATTCGAGAGCTGTACGTCAACAATCTCGCCTCCCTCATCCGCGCCCACGGAGATGGGTCGCTCCAGCAGGACATCGCCGACGTACTGTACAGCAAGGAGCCAGGTGAGGAGGGCCCGCATCCGGGTCGGGTCTGTACAGGCATCACGGAGATGCCGGAGTTCGGGGATGGCCTCTACCTCGAAATCCCGATGGCTGCGGCGTCACGCAAATGCCTTGTTCGGGAGGACGAGGCGTCGACGGGGAGTGACGATAGTGGGGAGATACTGACGCGAGTGAAAGACAACAAGCTGTACGTCCCGGTCGGTGATTTCGACAGCAAGTATCGGAACTACGCTGAGCGGGCGTTCAAGAAGCTCCTGCGGGTGCAAGAAGACGGGCTCTCCGACGACCAGCTGACGTGGCTGACCACGAACGAGTCGGCGATCACGGAGCGGATCGACCGCTTCCTCGAGACCGGCCACCACGAGCGCATCTGGCGGAACTGGGACCGTGGGGAACGGACGATCCGCGTCCTCCGACGAGCTCTGAGTGACGCGCCCGATGACGTGGCGCAAAAGGGTGAGTTCCACACGGCGAAGGAGCTCTATCGAGCGGTTACGGCGTACGACTCCGAGGACGAGTGGGAATCCTCTGTAACGGACTGGATCTCGAGTCCAAGCAGTCTCGCGAAGACGCTGGCCGACCACGAGTCACACTCGGCCGTCACGATCGATCGCGACGGGCGCGTCAATACGTACCGAATCGGGCGAGCTGGAACCGGCGCCGAACAGATCGAGGTCCGGGAGATCGAGGACCTCTTCGAACTTCCCTGTATGGCGAATATGGAGGAGCGGCTACACGAGAAGAAGCCCGTCCGGAAGGACCTCTACAACTTCGCGCGGATGGTGATGTGGCTGCCACAGTATCAGGACAGCAGCCTCGACGAAATCGTCACGGATCTCAAGGACGTCTTCTCTCGGTGGCCGTGGTACGACGAGCAGGAAACCGAGTACCAGGTCCGTTACGAGTTCTCGAACACGATCGACGGCGACACCCCGTTGCCGATGAACTGCGATAACGACGATCTACAGCGCTACTGTATCGGCCAGGACCAGTGTCCCTACTCGATCTGGGGCAGCCTCCCGTTCCCGGATGAGATGTACGAGCAGGTCGAGGAGGAATCTGCCGGTCCTGCTGAGCAATTCTGA
- a CDS encoding SelT/SelW/SelH family protein has translation MTEVNIEYCVPCGLRDHAVETQETLLDEFGQDLDGVRLQPGHGGVFKIQVDDDLVWDKDEHGGEIDLEAITETVHDRVHAHA, from the coding sequence ATGACTGAAGTCAACATCGAATACTGTGTCCCGTGCGGGCTCCGTGACCACGCGGTGGAAACGCAGGAAACGCTACTCGACGAGTTCGGGCAGGATCTCGATGGCGTTCGACTGCAACCCGGACACGGCGGCGTGTTCAAAATCCAGGTCGACGACGACCTCGTCTGGGACAAAGACGAGCACGGCGGTGAGATTGACCTCGAGGCCATCACCGAAACCGTCCACGACCGGGTTCACGCCCACGCCTGA
- a CDS encoding winged helix-turn-helix transcriptional regulator yields the protein MSDSDAVPEDECLAVWCAGDDWCAVTCAMDIIGKKWHPVIVHRLLQHGALRFNELSEEVGGITNKMLSQSLEDLEEKELVDREIVSEKPVAVEYSLTDRGQSLEPVIDSLEEWGKTYLRPTEDQDQSVC from the coding sequence ATGAGTGATTCGGACGCAGTCCCAGAAGACGAGTGCTTGGCGGTCTGGTGCGCGGGCGATGACTGGTGTGCAGTCACGTGTGCGATGGACATCATCGGCAAGAAGTGGCATCCCGTCATCGTGCACCGGCTCCTGCAACACGGAGCGTTACGGTTCAACGAGCTCAGCGAGGAAGTCGGTGGCATCACGAACAAGATGCTCTCACAGAGCCTCGAGGACTTAGAAGAGAAGGAACTCGTCGACAGGGAGATCGTGAGCGAAAAACCCGTCGCCGTCGAGTATTCGCTCACTGATCGTGGTCAGTCCTTAGAGCCAGTCATCGACTCACTCGAGGAGTGGGGGAAGACGTATCTCCGGCCCACAGAAGATCAAGATCAATCTGTTTGCTGA
- a CDS encoding helix-turn-helix domain-containing protein, with protein sequence MSRTSNRADGDIVQDFLSVADLLEEPQLAQLYAYLAREGEATVQDVMDDLELAQGTAYSYVNRLVDAGVVDVTDDEQPRRYAAREIDLTVTTAAGDREYTITPALIDAVGRRETDADIDTYIDRHGVAGLATALTYAVARERGEVTHRLMAEDLDISPLAAEMILQALRPVVHEHYDIEEAGAGLDELDVGDAADDA encoded by the coding sequence GTGTCACGCACTTCAAATCGCGCCGACGGCGACATCGTCCAGGACTTCCTCTCGGTCGCGGACCTTCTCGAGGAGCCACAGCTCGCCCAGCTGTACGCGTATCTCGCTCGGGAGGGGGAAGCGACCGTCCAGGACGTGATGGACGACCTCGAGCTTGCTCAGGGAACCGCCTACAGCTACGTCAACCGGCTCGTCGACGCCGGCGTCGTCGACGTCACCGACGACGAGCAGCCACGCCGGTACGCCGCTCGGGAGATCGACCTGACCGTGACGACCGCCGCGGGCGACCGCGAGTACACGATCACGCCGGCGCTGATCGACGCCGTCGGCCGCCGCGAGACGGACGCCGACATCGACACCTACATCGACCGCCACGGCGTCGCCGGCCTCGCGACCGCGCTCACCTACGCCGTCGCTCGGGAGCGCGGCGAGGTGACCCACCGGCTCATGGCGGAGGATCTGGACATCTCGCCGCTGGCGGCGGAGATGATTCTGCAGGCGCTCCGGCCCGTCGTCCACGAACACTACGACATCGAGGAGGCTGGGGCAGGACTCGACGAGTTGGACGTCGGCGACGCGGCTGACGACGCGTGA
- a CDS encoding glutathione S-transferase N-terminal domain-containing protein, whose product MLELYQAEGCGYSAKVREALTELGVSYVIHNPRSAAGETRNEQTHDHLRALGGEDQIPFLVDHERDVTMYESDDIVEYLQEHYA is encoded by the coding sequence ATGTTAGAACTCTACCAGGCAGAAGGGTGTGGATACTCAGCGAAGGTCCGCGAGGCGCTGACCGAACTCGGCGTCTCGTACGTCATCCACAACCCCCGCTCTGCCGCCGGCGAAACGCGCAACGAACAGACCCACGACCACCTCCGAGCGCTGGGCGGCGAGGATCAGATCCCGTTCCTCGTCGATCACGAGCGCGACGTGACGATGTACGAATCCGACGACATCGTCGAATATCTCCAGGAACACTACGCATGA
- a CDS encoding AAA family ATPase, translating to MTEDILTDIKQELESGGNWPLEADEHTISKNPFSETWPDNRLFTGYEDELRELQKNIQRNVNTFVTGPFGTGKTILCRVMYNLLADIEGFHPAFIQVQKGRYSKAMAKNILRELNEDVDSSASQSELYDQIMEVLEERYQSGTRTVLFFDEIIAGSEGTLRQILHLQRDVDDWEPVMIFNGTTYMMDRIHAKIEPLSDRIGDEIRLTGLDAESTIDLVNKRLRYYCTQSQWNSGGGCSHDDGDVAPFTPDSIELVHQDVTPYPRHLCREFNTILERAAEEQVETIDFDFTNDILAESAKEKVGSLSDGGALDILDYLTEHGQSSINALSEGLGVSSYNVEEDLDMLEKEGLVRATEVGRGIRYKLTEQARKELSDRRKA from the coding sequence ATGACTGAGGACATACTCACGGACATCAAACAGGAGTTGGAAAGTGGCGGAAACTGGCCACTAGAAGCGGACGAACATACGATTTCGAAAAACCCTTTCTCTGAAACCTGGCCCGACAACCGGTTATTCACCGGATATGAGGACGAACTTCGCGAATTACAGAAGAACATACAACGAAATGTCAATACCTTCGTGACTGGCCCCTTCGGAACGGGAAAAACAATACTGTGCCGGGTGATGTACAATCTTCTCGCCGACATCGAGGGTTTTCACCCCGCCTTCATCCAGGTCCAGAAAGGCCGCTACAGCAAGGCCATGGCGAAGAATATTCTCCGGGAGTTGAACGAGGATGTCGACTCGTCAGCTAGTCAAAGTGAGCTGTATGACCAAATAATGGAGGTATTGGAGGAGCGCTATCAGAGTGGCACCCGAACCGTGCTGTTCTTCGACGAAATCATAGCGGGTAGTGAGGGAACGCTTCGTCAGATACTCCACCTTCAACGGGACGTCGACGATTGGGAGCCAGTGATGATTTTCAATGGAACTACCTATATGATGGACCGCATTCATGCGAAAATCGAACCTCTCTCAGATCGAATTGGTGACGAAATCCGTCTCACGGGATTGGATGCGGAAAGTACGATTGATTTGGTGAATAAACGGCTTCGATACTACTGTACCCAGAGCCAATGGAACAGCGGTGGCGGTTGTTCACACGACGACGGCGATGTCGCTCCCTTCACTCCAGATAGTATAGAACTTGTACATCAAGACGTCACCCCGTATCCTCGCCACCTCTGCCGGGAGTTCAATACGATACTCGAGAGAGCTGCAGAAGAGCAAGTTGAGACTATTGATTTTGACTTTACCAACGACATCTTGGCAGAATCGGCCAAAGAAAAAGTTGGCTCATTATCCGATGGCGGGGCTCTCGATATATTAGATTACCTTACCGAACACGGTCAGAGTAGCATCAACGCTCTGTCTGAAGGACTTGGGGTAAGCTCCTACAATGTTGAGGAAGACCTTGATATGCTCGAAAAGGAGGGATTGGTTCGTGCTACCGAGGTCGGACGAGGGATCCGCTATAAACTGACTGAGCAGGCGCGGAAAGAACTTAGCGACCGCAGGAAAGCCTAG
- a CDS encoding DNA-binding protein: MSSNNASGKVVSVDEQAFEKAGGQAVDEDGFPVVDETPEFEAAVEQETQAKVDANHPDGIADTSEDRIHGVTLEQEERIRAREAELERISAQAELGTQEGREQRTREVVSEQCGRDEPAPAERTDPREMLTQEELAAVNEQAMRISDEVQGGWSRSVVAKQLAEKVQRGRDVTKAVLETLEELKAAPGAIVPIADVPDVPVGEVTVEGEIIELWSPSSSAIQQVGLIEDESGRTKFTVWEKSGKTVVREGQTVRFRAVKKSWYQGRCSLAITGWSRIEFPERGRWWDE, encoded by the coding sequence ATGTCTAGTAACAACGCTAGCGGAAAGGTCGTTTCGGTCGATGAACAGGCATTCGAGAAAGCGGGCGGTCAGGCCGTCGATGAAGACGGCTTCCCGGTCGTCGACGAGACGCCGGAGTTCGAGGCCGCGGTCGAGCAGGAGACGCAGGCGAAGGTGGATGCGAACCACCCGGACGGGATCGCGGACACGAGCGAGGACCGGATTCACGGTGTCACCCTCGAACAGGAGGAGCGCATTCGGGCGCGGGAAGCCGAACTGGAGCGCATCAGTGCCCAGGCCGAGCTCGGAACGCAGGAGGGTCGCGAGCAGCGCACGCGAGAGGTCGTCAGCGAGCAGTGTGGTCGTGACGAGCCGGCGCCGGCGGAGCGCACGGATCCCCGAGAGATGCTGACGCAAGAGGAGCTCGCGGCGGTCAACGAGCAGGCGATGCGGATCAGCGACGAAGTGCAGGGCGGCTGGTCAAGATCGGTCGTCGCGAAGCAGCTGGCCGAGAAGGTGCAGCGCGGGCGGGACGTCACGAAGGCGGTGCTGGAAACCCTCGAGGAGCTGAAGGCGGCGCCGGGGGCAATCGTGCCCATCGCGGACGTGCCGGACGTCCCGGTCGGCGAGGTGACGGTCGAAGGCGAGATAATCGAACTCTGGTCTCCCAGTAGTAGCGCAATTCAACAAGTCGGGCTCATCGAAGACGAAAGCGGGCGAACGAAATTCACGGTCTGGGAGAAGAGCGGGAAGACGGTGGTTCGAGAAGGGCAGACAGTCAGGTTCAGAGCGGTCAAGAAAAGTTGGTACCAAGGGCGATGCAGTCTCGCGATCACTGGCTGGTCGCGGATCGAGTTCCCGGAGCGCGGTCGGTGGTGGGACGAATAG
- a CDS encoding DUF7558 family protein yields the protein MQQTLVGCAFCDAPPGTETGEAHTWGEDERVTHPICVDCAIQTEPDPDERDHVACDGCGLVVDTLAALTRFRVELGHLEGPLQLCARCSPGGLATYCTRDLEEHLVVTPAE from the coding sequence ATGCAGCAGACCCTCGTCGGCTGTGCGTTCTGCGACGCGCCCCCCGGTACCGAGACTGGCGAGGCCCACACCTGGGGGGAGGACGAACGGGTCACCCACCCAATCTGCGTCGACTGCGCGATCCAGACGGAGCCGGATCCCGACGAGCGCGATCACGTCGCCTGTGACGGCTGTGGGCTAGTCGTCGACACGCTCGCAGCACTCACCCGGTTCCGGGTCGAACTCGGGCACCTAGAAGGCCCGTTGCAGCTCTGCGCCCGCTGTAGTCCGGGTGGCCTCGCGACGTACTGCACGCGCGACCTCGAGGAGCATCTCGTCGTGACGCCGGCAGAGTGA
- a CDS encoding ThiF family adenylyltransferase, translating to MLYSEEAGEEKDQWHIRGLEMNVARTSGQQGQEGFGPDTGPATPATALRIVGEEFDKKETAATVPRTGPKGTTGEIDEELVDSVEELWGFEGQRELAGLRVGVTGCGGGGSILAEYLPRLGVGEVVLVDFDRIEPANFNRHQGARRIDVDERRLKVRVSGRVAENAATAENFQVRPVVGSVVESHREEYDPLPHLLDCDIIINAADPHWVRKVLDDLSYASLIPVFDGGNSLDIDDQDELTSQAYSSASLAGPSHACLECADAWVESQVSEDYENPDSRTYMGEDGEDRAPSVISMNGLMENFVLQRFQAFTLGVAPRLTNGSFRYKPAFGRIDRMKYGRDELIGCRKSCDRPELEGRGEPAIDDIYRFVDPILTEQLEDHGLEVSGVVEPAPDGLEQEGDHNIELDDDETITQRIRSWVADLKELF from the coding sequence ATGCTCTATTCCGAGGAAGCAGGCGAAGAGAAAGATCAGTGGCACATTCGGGGACTTGAAATGAATGTGGCCCGGACGAGCGGGCAACAAGGCCAAGAGGGTTTCGGACCCGATACAGGCCCTGCAACGCCCGCAACAGCGCTCCGTATCGTCGGCGAAGAGTTTGACAAGAAAGAGACAGCTGCCACCGTACCAAGGACCGGCCCAAAAGGGACGACCGGCGAGATCGACGAGGAGCTGGTTGACTCGGTTGAAGAGTTGTGGGGTTTCGAGGGGCAACGGGAACTTGCCGGACTACGCGTTGGCGTTACAGGGTGCGGCGGTGGTGGCTCAATCCTTGCTGAATACCTCCCTCGGCTTGGAGTTGGAGAAGTAGTTCTGGTGGATTTTGATCGAATCGAACCGGCCAACTTCAATCGGCATCAGGGTGCACGACGCATCGATGTTGACGAACGGCGACTGAAAGTGCGTGTATCTGGCCGGGTTGCGGAGAACGCAGCTACTGCCGAAAACTTCCAAGTCCGTCCCGTTGTCGGGAGCGTCGTCGAATCACACCGGGAGGAGTACGATCCGCTTCCCCACCTTCTTGACTGTGATATCATCATCAATGCCGCCGACCCCCACTGGGTCAGAAAAGTGTTGGATGATCTTTCATACGCAAGTCTAATTCCGGTATTTGACGGAGGGAATTCACTGGATATTGACGACCAAGATGAGCTGACGAGCCAAGCGTACTCGTCGGCTTCACTCGCAGGACCGAGCCATGCCTGTCTCGAATGCGCGGACGCGTGGGTGGAATCACAGGTTAGTGAAGACTATGAAAACCCGGATTCGAGAACCTACATGGGAGAGGATGGAGAGGATCGTGCTCCCAGTGTCATCTCTATGAACGGCCTTATGGAGAATTTCGTACTGCAGCGATTTCAGGCCTTCACGCTCGGGGTTGCACCACGACTAACAAACGGGTCATTCCGTTACAAGCCAGCCTTCGGACGGATCGACCGGATGAAGTACGGACGAGACGAGCTGATTGGATGTAGGAAGTCGTGTGACCGACCGGAACTCGAGGGGCGTGGCGAGCCTGCTATCGATGATATCTATCGGTTTGTAGATCCGATTTTGACTGAACAATTAGAGGATCACGGCCTCGAAGTCAGTGGTGTCGTTGAGCCCGCGCCAGACGGGCTTGAACAAGAAGGCGACCATAATATTGAACTCGACGATGACGAGACGATCACTCAGAGAATCCGTAGTTGGGTGGCGGATCTCAAAGAGTTATTCTGA